In Ptychodera flava strain L36383 chromosome 6, AS_Pfla_20210202, whole genome shotgun sequence, the sequence GGATCTCGATCATGCGATCGACAAATTTTTATAACTTCAAACATAGAGGGTTTACAGTAACTTTGGACCAAAGACGATGGTTTCCCTTTGGCCTCCCTTTGGAGGGGTCGAAATGGAACTTTTGTAACTACAAATTGACTCGAAACTGCATCCAGACAGACATAAAGGCCAGGAAGAAGAGAAAAGGCCGAGAAGTAACGTAGGGTTTACAGTGACTTTATCTCCTAGAAACCAAACATTTCCGTTGACCGGTGaccaaaacaaacaatttttaaGCTTACGCGATGATTTTTAACTTTTTGTCGCGTGCTCAATAAAACGTATATCCGGTCAACCTTTAGTGAGATTTTAttgttcttgtttttcctgggtTCGATCAGGTCCATATGTAAGCCTACATATGTCGGATTCTAATTTTACCATCTACAGTGTTTtctatttcatcaaaatgacgTCAGATAAGCTGACACCTTGGAGACAAATTTCCCATCGTTTTGCAGAAGTTTTCTATATTACTCCGTTGTTTTCGTTAATTGTTCTATTTTAAATGTCTTTCCCCGCACATTTATGCCTTGGGGTTACCTGCAGACTCTTACAGGCTGGAACTCAGCCACGAACAGAAAGTCGTACAGCGACAAATTTTTAAGTAGAGTTCCCATGAGAGATGGAAGAATATTCATTTGTGAAACAAAATAGGAAACAGTAAAGGATCCAACCTGAATAACCAACAACtcaactgacagacagacaataaTACAAAAAAGACAACATGCAGACAATGCAGACTTACCAAAAAGATATATGACATGCAGGCGCTTTTGATCAACGTACGCAATCCTCTTGCCACGGAAGTTTTTCCTTGGAAAGgtttcagcaaaagttcaaAACTTTCTGTTTCTGTTCTGGGTCTTACAGTAAATGAGAAATGTTATGCAAAATGATACAGCTTCTTAATATGGTTTACTGTTTTCAATTTGTGGATCACTAATCTAAATGGGCATACACGTTTTACAACAAGTTGGGTACAATGTACACAACTTGCGTCGATGGCAGATACAGAGTCAATGTCAATTAAAGCATGGAAAAAGTGAGAcgaatttgaaaatgaatatatCTATAAGTATCTCTTCAACGATTCtccataaaaataaaacacaaatagcTAACTAAAATGCATTCGTTGGGACATTTTACTGATAACACGTTGAGCTCTTGTCAGGATATTTTAGTAAAAATAATCGACATGGAAATATCGTCTCCTCCTGAAGACCATTTGCAAAAAGCGAAAACCATTGGACGAATAAGTCAAAAGGTGTAAAGAATGGCAGTGGTATATTGCTAAAGATGCCTGGTGCAATTTTTATAACAGTTTCCTAGTTTGATGTGAAAGCGGGACGTCAGGGGTCACCGCTGTTGGTGCCACTGTCTGCGTTTTCTTCCTTTttatatgggggggggggggggtagcaaCGTTTAGATTTGCACAGCTTAAAGAAACCCCACCGACTCCTCCCGGGCCGAAAAGTCCTAATAAGACCCCTGGACAGTACTGTGTGTCAATGAGGAGTCTTCAATTCCTGCGGTTCTTGAATTAGTGTTTGTTTACATCGACTAATTACGTGATGTTAGTCCGTTGTTCTGCTTTGTTGTGTTGACAACACGCCTGAATCACGGTTACTAAAAATCGGTAACTGTCTTGTGTAAATGACAAAGTTTTATCCTTGATTGTTTACTTACTTTGAAGGGGTGTCGACAAATATTTGTAATCAATGAGGTTTTAAtctcattttattgaaaatgctgAAGGAACAGTTTATGTAGTGTACAGGTGACGAATTGCCGAGATATTTTCGATACATGGGATGATGATGTAATCAGAAAATCAGAGTACCACCTACACTGTGACAGAACAAGCTTCCAACATTCAACACACGATATTGAACTAAATTTACGGTATGGGTCCTTCTGATATTCTCAACGGTCCTTGATTCAATTGACTGAAAACAAGTAATGACTGACTGCCACTGTCATCGCAGGATACTCTGTTTTTCCCATTTCTTATCTCACTTCTATGATACCGAACCTTAACACAGGTTGGCAAAAAACTCTATAGCAGAAACTATAGGCCAACCTGGGGAAATGACGTAAACCATATAGGTTTCGACACAGACAAAGGTTTCTCCTAGTCTATGGTTTCGAGCTGTGCTGTTTCGGAAAACAATGACAATTGAAATTGTTTATATTCAGCACACATAACGAACAGACGAGAGCCGAAAATGTGTGTTAGATGAGTGTTTCAACGTTCTGTATACTTTCAGAATTTATTAAGCTCACAGTGCTTGATGTCAAAGTTCAACCTTCAAAAAAGTAACGAACTGATATAAAGGGATGAAGCAAAGTCATTTTCTTTCAGTCTAGATTTCTGAAAGATTCCTCTTCAAATGAATTTCAGGTGTAGGAAGAAACAAGCTGGTTACTGACAACGAAATGAAAATGCACaatgatattttatcaaaagtgCTGACAAAAACTGCTGAGTCAACATTTTTCATGGGTTCTTAGATTTACTGAAACAAACAATTTTGCCACGacttttttgaaacattttcgaTATCGCTTCTTTGAAAGAGTCTTTTACGAAAGCTACAAGGAAATGGCAATATTACAATGACATTTCCCTACATTTCTACATGGAAGTCAGTTGAATTGGTTCATTGTAACACTGCACCACCAATGGGTTCTTACCCATCATACCTTTATGTGAACAGAATCTGAGAGTTAAAGTGTACTAAATTGCTGAATGAATAAAACTGAATAAGAACGCACTTCGTTGAGAGATCTTGAGTCCTTTCCAACAAAGAGGCATGGTTTAAATTAATGTAGGAGACGatcaagtttgaataaatcATTTCTCTTTTTACACTCAATAAGATCCCAGTCTTGTGGCTGTTCTGACTGGTTTTAAGTGTGGCGCAGGAAAGGCGCATAAGCAATGACAGGGCCACTATCGCCTTTTGAGAGGTAGCCTGACTCCATACTTAATTGTTTCAGTGATTTTCTTCATCGATATAGTCTGAGTCAATACATGACATCATGTCAAGATAATTGTCAGCCAAGTTTATTTGATCAATATCGAAACGTCATCATACTTCTACCTCCCACTCGCTATTTCCTAGGACCTCAATAAGCTCCTCGATGCCTTGTAAATACGCTAAATCAGAATTGAAATCATGATAGTATCACGTTTCGGATTTTTCCCGTCATGTcactttttatttctctttcttCATTGCAAGTAAAAAGAACCGAAAACAACCTTCATTGTCATTTGATTAACAAAACGAAAGGACAAAAAACCCTAACTTTATACGGGATACGAATGTCAGCAAAGATGCCATACAGGAGGATAACCATCATAAACGGATTTCAAATACTTGTACTAGATAGAAATCTGTCATATAATTCCCCCAAAAAATTGTACTCGTTGTCAGAAACAACATTGGTCGTTTCAATAGATCCTCCGAAACCTTTGCAAGAAAATAACCAATCTCCTATTCCTAAAACAGAtcataagggagcattcgttatttacggggagggggggggttggtggaatttgagcgacaaatgaaacgtaaaaagcgacccccctccaaatcaaatttctaaaatttgaccccccctcaattcatcaattgtaaaatgtgacccccccccccccatgaaaaaaaatttcatcagatttgattcattaacccttcgcaccctgtggcccgggctgaaaaagtttcctcacatactagagaatcaacatttttggtgaaatgccaaaatcaaatttttgcacacacatgaacttgtaatcgctctagtctaatcaagtacactaatatcaataatcaagagtacataaatacacagatttacctagttttatattggaaaaaaattattcatagtttccatatagacaagatagtgaatcaacatttcggtgacattccaaaatcaaattttttgcacaaacatccacttgttaccacctagtctaatcaagtaaattaatatcaataatcaagcgtacataaatacacagatttaactagttttgtaatggaaaaaaattattcatagtttcctctgacaagatagtgaattaacaattcggtgaaattccaaaatcaaatttcttgctcacacatgcactggtaactaccctagtcttatcaagtacattaatatcaataatcaagagtctataaatacacagatttagctagttttgtatttaaaagaaattattcatagcttctcatagattatgtatggaggacctgtgtattttctattttgcctgggagttcttgtgtgttatcactgtatacctaggaaGTCCAAGACGgaaactttccagagagtgttttacattgcatgctgcactggcactggaaggtttgagtgtcagcgtgtgctctttactctattttgagtcttactcaagtcagcagatatgtaaagaaaccggtgagtggcagagatcgaattttatgcggatcggactgtttatttaaaccctacgccatcctctactttagttgatggaacgaacattgctcacacaagtgaaagccgtgccgtatatttgcaatatacgcactggCACGCTAAGAtgatacaacccttttcagaattagagcgcgaagccactgcagtgaactgcaataaaactgctcacactaattagtttcagctgtagccagctggcaaagtcgacaacattgtatgtcccatgcagacagtttgtctggggaagttgaaataaaaagatttgtacatggaccagtgcatggtaatgttacattgtatcttaatcttgaacacagggtgccaatcgtaaactcttatttacaactcgagcctcagacagagctagttttgcctttgtacaagcacacttttttgtctttatcaagtagccttgttcaacaccaaagtggccacggctacagctgaaactaattagtgtaagcagttttattgcagttcactgcagtggcttcgcgctctaattctgaaaagggttgtaatatcaccacaagttgaaagctgatctttctgcagcaaattgtgtgttaactgtgaacttattccgtttatgagttcagtcagatgtctgagattgtcatgagaacattatttatgatcgttccattgaacttttgtcgatgcgcggagttagcagaggaagacttcagattagtttggcatgtcccgaccggaagtaaacaaaagatcTACGATGGCTGCTCCCgaggtagctgaactggacgctgcttagcagtgaattgcgtgtgttgtcgccgactttcatgtgcagacattacacgggacttacaattgtgctcatcatcgaacattagtttAAGTCGcatgtgaactatttgtgtttcccagccgcgtggtcaagtctgaggtacctctgcggtaacgttaagttttccatagaaattgttaagcatttagaaagggtttgaacggagttttgttctgaaattgtgttcgactcctgccgtcgggaggtcgatcagtacggttactgttaccatggagtaatatttatagttttgaagtacggttttactattttatatgtagaccccgatatttgacacaatatagtaatatacagaagttgtttgttacattatatgactgtgtgttggttcctcatttcatgccccatgctgtgtagccctgcgtacaggtgtgtgcacgtgtgttcccagcattatatggcctctaccaaagccctgcaatggtctttgaacagacttgaggtctctgcggcctggatctggaccgcaatgaagactaaagggtctttttggccgaaattctgctctattggggcaaaatcctttccctgcctacctttacctcctaaccaatcccagaaaagatgcgattgacttctcctaacgtccaaaaccgctcattttctgaaacataacatacttgacaagttgtttacccatggagatccccattttgaatctcgctgcagagaccccagttgtCTCCACAGacctttgcagggctgtggtggaggccgtatacgccaggaacacacagacctgtactcagggctacatgctccgttgctgctctagagaggttaacgccagtctcggacttgttggccctgctagagaaataaatttggctgagcttcggtcggttattattctgccgtctcgaaacatcggttacacaagcaacatttcggtgaaatttgtGGGGGGAGGTTCTTTAATATCGGACGTCACTGAGAAGACAGCTGGACTCGGAATAGTTAACAATAAACACGTaactatttattgaaaacactgGAGAGAGGATCCTGAACTCCTCACGTTACATGGAAATTCGAAGAGCAACCACGTGGAAAGCCTCGCTTTCATTTCCCAAAACGGCGGGAAAGGCAACACAGAACATTGTATCAAAGTTAGAATAAACATGAACGTCATTGGCTAATTTTCCAATGTCATGCGTAGAAACAAATCCTGGTTTTCGATTACGTTCGCAATGTGATGTCAAACAAGTTTAGAATCCTATTTAAACATCAAGCTATAGCACGCAAAATATGCACCTtatgaaaacacaacaaaatcacTCAACAATCTCAAACTTTCACGACATTCTCCGGCCGGCCAAAAATAATATCGACTGAAAGTCATATTTATAGGCAGGAATCGCGATATGATATTCCCAAAAGTCTGTCCGTGGGAAAGGTGTCGAAAAACACACTGAAACATTTAGTGAAAAAGAGTCTTCACATTGTTCAGTATCGTGAAATACACAAATAATCAAAATTTGTCACAAGTCTTTCACACAATCCTGGATTAGTCGACGCGCGGCTATGGCAGTCTTCCGTTTTGGTCGGGCATCCGTTGTGTGATTGTCCGGCAGCGTTGGAACATCAGATCCTGGCAACTGGTCAGTACTTTCCAGGCAATCAAGCGACTGTACTTCAAGGGGGTAAAGTTTCTGAATCGGTCGATTAGTTTTACCCGACGACGTCTTAATTTCGGCCGATCTTACAAGACCATCTTTCCCGTAGATGAGTTTAAGAACTTTCGCCATCTTCCACTTCATTCGCTTGTCTACATCACTATGTACGAGGACTATATCACCGATCTGAATAGAATTAGTTTTAATTCCAGTAGCAGTTAATCGGTGTCGTTCTCTGAGCGCGGTGAGATACTCTGTGGACCATCTTTTCCAAAAGCTAGACTGCAGATGGGAAAGATGTCGATATCTTTCATTCAAAGCGTTATGATTTCCATACGACGGGTCGTTGAGTTCCTCATCATCCACAGATATATAGGGTAAAGTCGTTAACGGTCGACCGTGGAGTAGATGCGACGGCGTCAATGCGATTGGGTCATCCTCGTTTGTAGACACGTAAGTCAGGGGTCTATCATTCAACGTGGCTTCGATTTCGGTGAGTAGAGTGCGTAGCtcatcaaaagtgacaaaagCGCGACCCAATACCTTCTTTATTGTGGTTTTCGTGAGTCCAATTAAACGTTCCCAAAACCCACCGTGCCAAGGTGCGCGTTTTGGTATGAAGGTCCAGGTAACTCGATGTTCGGCAAGTAAGTCCTTCACTTCTTGAGAATTCATCAAATCATGAAGTTCGTCAGCAGCAGAAAGGTAAGTTGACGCATTGTCCGACAACATCTTAGAAGGCAAAGATCGTCGTGCTGCAAAGCGTCGAAATGCCATCATGAAGGAGCGAGTAGTAAGGTCCGGTACCAGCTCAAGATGTACAGCACGCGATACCGCACATGTAAATAGGCAT encodes:
- the LOC139134508 gene encoding uncharacterized protein, translated to MVPPFAVTGVDFTSPLFVKSTNNKETKSYVCLFTCAVSRAVHLELVPDLTTRSFMMAFRRFAARRSLPSKMLSDNASTYLSAADELHDLMNSQEVKDLLAEHRVTWTFIPKRAPWHGGFWERLIGLTKTTIKKVLGRAFVTFDELRTLLTEIEATLNDRPLTYVSTNEDDPIALTPSHLLHGRPLTTLPYISVDDEELNDPSYGNHNALNERYRHLSHLQSSFWKRWSTEYLTALRERHRLTATGIKTNSIQIGDIVLVHSDVDKRMKWKMAKVLKLIYGKDGLVRSAEIKTSSGKTNRPIQKLYPLEVQSLDCLESTDQLPGSDVPTLPDNHTTDARPKRKTAIAARRLIQDCVKDL